The sequence ataaggagtacttttatttatttttttttttttgagagcccAAAAACCATTTATTCACTCATGTGGCTGAGTCGCTCTGTCAGGAAGAGGCAGGCCGGCGCCACGGACACCCAGACGGGGGTGAGCCTGCTGTCATGCATGAGCCCCCCGCGGACACCCAGATGGGAGGAGCCTGCTCTCACTTGTGCACAAGTCCCCCAAGGCTGGCAGGCCCTGATGCCTCTGCATCAGCCCCGAGATGCTGATGGGCTGCCTGGGCGCTGCTCCTCTGCCCGCCGCGGGTGCCGGGCTCTGCCTTGGCCACTCACAGGGCATCTGCAGGGCCGGGATCCTGAGCGCCTGGGGCTCGCTGGCGCATCGGGGCATCAGGCCAAGGTGCTGAGGGCGATGGGCGATGCTGCCCATGCGTCCATCCCGAGGTGGGCTGAGCAGGGAGATCCTCAGTGGGCCAGCGGTGACCTCAGGCTTTCTCCTTGGAGAGGGTGTGAGGTCAACTTCCATGGACTCGACCCTTTCAGAGGCTGATGAGTCACGGGACTGGAACAGAGGTCCGTTTGGCCTTGCTGAAGGCGTTGAAGCTGGAGTTTTTACTGTGCTGAAAACTGCTTGTGACGACCTCACCCTCTGCAGCTGTTCCACCCGCAGCGTCGACTTCCTGAGGGACTCCTCCAACTGAGAAATCTTTTCTCCATAGAAGGCTAACAGTCTCCTCCTGTGCTTTTCTTGAAATTCTGAGATCTGGGAGGTCTCCTTTGCATACTTCCTGCACAGACTGTCTATGCCCATGAAGAGCGCCTGGATGTCGGAGTCCGTATGTTTTGAAAGTAGAATTGTATGACATGCAACTTTACAAATCAAGCATTCATCCCTTTTACCTTTGCGCAGGCAGACGTCACAGTACACGTGGCCACAGTTGGTCAGGCTGAAGCACGACGTCGCCTGGGGCGGCTGGAAGCAGCGGTTACAGAACACCCAGCTGGCCATGTCTGACCCAGGGTCGTGCCGCCGCCGCGCGAGAGCCGCGCGAGAGCAACGCGAGACCTGGGCGCGGGATCTGCGCCTGGCCCAAAGAGGAGTACTTTTAAAAGTATCATTTTAGGTTATAATTTGGTGAGGTTATTATCTCACCTTGCTTAGTCAGCTATGTGGCAGTGTTAAATaacccccaaatctcagtggcttatagtaaccttatttttcatttacattaCATGTCAGTGGTGGGCCACTTCTGATCAGCTGTATATACCTTTTATTGCTGGACTCATGCTAAAGTTCCAGTTCTATATGCTCCTATCATGACACAcagtaggaaaataaaaatgatagaatCACCTAATGACTCTTAAGCTTCTGCTCACAAGTGGCATTTCTCACTTATGTGAGAACGTAATATGACAAGGCTCAGCCTGACATCAACAGGTATGGAGTTGTAAGATTCCCACAGAGAGGGAAAGCCATATGTTTGCAAATAATAGTCTGCCATGCTATAAGTTGAATCTTTTAGGAAACAGTCTTCAATGGATATTGGCTTTCAGGACTTTTACTGGGGATGCCCTTGGGAGAGCACCTATGGGGGAGTAAGGGAAACAAGATTGGGTAGAGGGAAAAGATGAACTATGATGTCCATCAAAGTTTCAACAAAGACCCCAGCCAATCCTGAACTGGAATGGCTCTTCTGAATTGTCCCAATTCGAGGCAAGGAGTTTGAATGTCCAGGTAGCAGCACAGGCCAGCCATTGGAAATAAGCTGTCTCTGGGAGTGGGGGCATCACCTTGGGTGGGTGGAGCAGCTCCCTCTCACCAAGGACGACATTCCTGGAAGCTGGAGAAATGAGTGTCTCCTGCCAGGATGTGGCACACACAGCATTTTTGCACAAACTCTTTATCACTCTTTCTGAAACACCTGTAAGCTCTTCACTTGTTAATTATTTGGGGCTTCTGAATAGTGTTTCACTGATGTAACACCACTCATAGTTTACCATGGGGCAGTGATCATCTTATATAAATGTTGTGAGCCTCAGGGCATATGAAATAGATAGCCTGCTTTTCTTTGTGTCCTTTAAAATACTCATAAACTTTGTTTACACTGTGATTGAAGGAgacaaaaaataatcaaattggAAAGCTGAACAAATTTGTTAATCCAGTCTAAAGGTACTTGCTTGGTGGAGGGTTTAATGATGAGCTCAGGAAACCATGGTACTGCTGCTGAGTTAGCCGTGGGAGGTGTGTGGGgtgcagaaggaaggaaggaagcattcTGGTTTCCTTTTTAATCACGCATCTGATGGGTTCCAGCAAGGGTTTTTAGTtccttgattttctgttttccagttaGACACCTAGTTGTCATCCTTCTGAGAGTTTGctaaggagctgggggagggcgACTGCCAGGCATCAGATACTGAGACTACTTAAGTCAGCAGGGTCCTGTCTTCTGTGATCTGAGAGTTACCAGTTTATTTCCCAAAAGATCTTAAGTTTAAACAGACTATTTCTTTCTATTAGATCTGAAAAATGCTTTTTTCTGCCAGaaatttactttctttaaatattctaattGCAAAAAAGGTAACTATA comes from Cervus elaphus chromosome 29, mCerEla1.1, whole genome shotgun sequence and encodes:
- the LOC122685896 gene encoding probable E3 SUMO-protein ligase RNF212, with product MASWVFCNRCFQPPQATSCFSLTNCGHVYCDVCLRKGKRDECLICKVACHTILLSKHTDSDIQALFMGIDSLCRKYAKETSQISEFQEKHRRRLLAFYGEKISQLEESLRKSTLRVEQLQRVRSSQAVFSTVKTPASTPSARPNGPLFQSRDSSASERVESMEVDLTPSPRRKPEVTAGPLRISLLSPPRDGRMGSIAHRPQHLGLMPRCASEPQALRIPALQMPCEWPRQSPAPAAGRGAAPRQPISISGLMQRHQGLPALGDLCTMSQNLMPSDGTSQLTRFLQVYDHIKITLLNSVVREGLLGPFHRKQLFFTVELEGLILNLRCDWLEFKPLNYLQSAMKALREESSIFVKTDLHWDQSPQGKQKGVGRRCLMETFWSKETRNPASARTDIIFFDTVDSRRPGVTLQLFRDVSDSLRDHVKRQIVTQGLGGGLRFCISSKHWGSAKATGVRPHLE